The genomic DNA TAACACCACTTAAGATTCGAGCCCCTgctctggtttaaaaaaaaaaaaaaaaccctctgtgGACCCCTGGTCCTAGGGCACTTCTATACGTATGAAGATTTGACTCACGGCCCGAGTAGTTACTGatgcatcttggcaaattgggagactgaggactgctgagcaatctctgctgtaaaacaggccctgaatgataggagttgtgcaggaaatgttattgctatgtccctgttgtagtggtcagacagacgtttAGCCTTGTCATATAGCTCATCGTCGCCTGTGAGCTggtgaccactacaacagggacatagcaataacgtttccCGCACAACTGCTATCATTCAAGCTGCCAGGCCCCTATTTAACAGGTTGTTATAATTAAGGAGTCAGGTCGCCGCCGAGCACTTTTACATGTctaggcccaggggcccatggtttcataaccCGTCCATGTTTGTACAATGTCTCCTTTGTGGAAAATGAAGAGCTTTTCTGACCCTGTTATATCAAATTGTAGTATTATAATATTAGTACAGTAAGGCCACAATTTACATAATTACATAATTTACATAACTTCAGAATGTTTATGTTTGGTTGTGTGGCAGTAAACATACAAGAGAGAAGTATTTTCCTGCACATTTCCAAAGAAAGATAAACATCACTGTCTCATGTAAAAAGCGTGTATGTTTTGAGTATAATGTTACCATTTCATATTTTCAGGAGTCAGAATGCAAATCATAACATACCAAACACACCATACCATCCCATCCAAACACCTCATCTTCCAGAATGGCAGCGCACTCCCGGGTGACGAACACTCTCCAGGACAGGAAGGAAGTATGTCGCTTGTCAGATGTCTCATATTCCTCCTGACTGGTCTGGTTGTTGGTCTCTCTGCTCTGGCCTGGGCGGCTCGTACTCTGCATCAGCACAGACGTTCTGGTGGAAAAGTCTCAGTCTTCATCGTTACCCTCCTCTTCACTGATGCGCTCGAGCTGCTCTTGCTCCCTCTTGTGGTCGTCATGATGACCGCACACTGTGGGAATGCCCTTTTCACTCGCACTCTTTCAATTCTGTTTTTCGTGGTGAGGTTTCTTGGTCTGAATCTTCACCAGCTGGTGGCGCTAGAGGACACCGCTTCGTTTACACACCCTGGGGGTGCTTCTGTGCCCTCTTCTCTGCCCTGCTCTCTTGCACTTCTTCTCAGTATGCTTCTCCCAGTCACTGTTGTCATCATCTTCTCTTCTAACTTTCACTTTTTAGCGATTGTTGGGCTCCTGCTAGTAGCCCCAGTAGGTACCAATGTCGCTAAGTGTGTGTTGATCTGCTCAGCCAGGGCCGCCTCACACATCACCACAAGAGGAGGAAGACCAGACAAGCAAGTAATGGCTGTGTCCTTTATCACTTTTCTTGGCCTTTACGGCCCATACTTTCTGACCTTGACTCTCTACATGAGGtctgctctccttcctcctttgtGCGCTTCACTTCATGGCTTTCACTCTGTGTGGGACCCCATGTCTTTTTCCATGATGAGTTTGCGGGTGGTCGCCGACCCTCTGCTGTGCGTGCTGGTCTGCAGGTCTGCAAAACCACAGGTAGCACAAAGATTTGAACTGTCAGCAGTGTGAATTGCATTATGGGTAAAATTACTCATAGAGAAGTGGACTTTTAGACAGAGGCTTAAAGGACTAATATGTAAAACATTTAGTGtattaaatcataaaatgaacatgatatgtcatcagagatgTTTGcagcaatcattcatttcttaattttctttgttttgtgccTTTGTTGCCGCAATGTTCCCTGTGAGATGTTCATTATGCAATGTTATATGCTTAATCATGTGCCCTGTGAGATGTTCATTATGCAATGTTATATGCTTAATCATGTTCCCTGTGAGATGTTCATTgtgtaatgttatatgcttaTATGTTATATGCTTAATCATAGGCAGCAACATATAGTCTCAAGTCCATCATCAAAGGCAGAATGAGAGCCAATAAATAGCCTTAGCTGCAAACACTGCATGACCATAGTAAACAAATAATCACTTATGTATGATTCAAaccaatacataaacaaataaacaaagacaacaagaaaacaaatatcTTGGCACCAATACAGGGCAGAAGTAGGCTAGCCGATGCTAACTGACTAAGGCTAACCCCCATTGGAGGGAGTCTGAGTTTGCACAGCTAGTTCTTTACCGCATTAATCTAAGTTTACCTTCAGGAAGTCCTGCCAAGCACATAAACTCAGCTGCTAGATAGCTCAAAGTTCAAATACTGATGCACAAATGGTGTGCAAGTTTCAATATATGCATCCCTCACACCCcctcaaccacaaccacaaacacaaacacgcatgtcAATTTGTTGTCAGAAATAAACAAGTGCAATTGCATCTTTAAAATATGTGGAGAGTAAAGATAAACAAAATGGCAAATCTGAGGGATAGAAGCTATAGGTAAGAATACATATGAACAAAATCAAAAAACTGATGTTCATCAAATTGAGCATATTAAGAAGTTAATGTactgaggatgagagagaggaaaagagggaggaggagcttagagagaggaacagatacAGAGGGCGCAGTGGGTGCTTTTTTTTAATCGAATGCATCTGTATCAAACAAAACAAGTTCCTGCACCCATCAGGTAAGACGAAAAAATATATCCTTTATAAACAATGACAGCATCAAGAATTCTTTCCCAAGGCtactttaatgtgtgtgtgtttctcatattGGCATGGCCCGTAAAGTCGTATTTAAAGGTAGGCCTATGGGTCGGCACATGAGTTAGTGGTCTTGTGTTCTAACTAGTCCATGGTATACTATTGCTGTCAAGATCGAGCCAGTGTTGTAATTAAACTCTAAAATATATTTTCTAAAAACTTAAATGTGAAACATTGATTGgagtttgtatatttgtgtaacTGTTAGGATGAGTATTATACAGAGTGTACAGGCTTCTATTAATCTGTGTAGTATCTCAGGAACAAATgtagtgtgttttatttttttcaatcaatTAAATCAGTGacaatatgtgtatttgtagatCAGAGAAAACA from Clupea harengus chromosome 18, Ch_v2.0.2, whole genome shotgun sequence includes the following:
- the LOC122133739 gene encoding uncharacterized protein LOC122133739, translated to MQIITYQTHHTIPSKHLIFQNGSALPGDEHSPGQEGSMSLVRCLIFLLTGLVVGLSALAWAARTLHQHRRSGGKVSVFIVTLLFTDALELLLLPLVVVMMTAHCGNALFTRTLSILFFVVRFLGLNLHQLVALEDTASFTHPGGASVPSSLPCSLALLLSMLLPVTVVIIFSSNFHFLAIVGLLLVAPVGTNVAKCVLICSARAASHITTRGGRPDKQVMAVSFITFLGLYGPYFLTLTLYMRSALLPPLCASLHGFHSVWDPMSFSMMSLRVVADPLLCVLVCRSAKPQVAQRFELSAV